The following are encoded in a window of Mycobacterium decipiens genomic DNA:
- a CDS encoding ATP-dependent 6-phosphofructokinase: protein MRIGVLTGGGDCPGLNAVIRAVVRTCHSRYGSSVVGFQNGFRGLLENRRIQLHNDDRNDRLLAKGGTTLGTARVHPDKLRAGLPHIMQTLDDNGIDVLIPIGGEGTLTAASWLSEENVPVVGVPKTIDNDIDCTDVTFGHDTALTVATEAIDRLHSTAESHERVMLVEVMGRHAGWIALNAGLASGAHMTLIPEQPFDIEEVCRLVKGRFQRGDSHFICVVAEGAKPAPGTIMLREGGLDEFGHERFTGVAAQLAVEVEKRINKDVRVTVLGHIQRGGTPTAYDRVLATRFGVNAADAAHAGEYGQMVTLRGQDIGRVPLADAVRKLKLVPQSRYDDAAAFFG from the coding sequence ATGCGGATTGGAGTTCTTACCGGAGGCGGCGACTGCCCCGGACTTAACGCCGTCATCCGTGCGGTGGTGCGTACCTGTCACTCGAGATACGGCTCGTCGGTGGTCGGGTTTCAGAACGGCTTTCGCGGGCTGTTGGAGAACCGCCGCATCCAGTTGCACAACGACGACCGCAATGACCGGCTGCTGGCTAAGGGCGGCACGACGCTGGGCACCGCCCGGGTTCATCCCGACAAACTTCGGGCTGGGCTGCCACACATCATGCAGACCTTGGACGACAACGGGATCGACGTCCTAATCCCGATCGGAGGTGAGGGCACGCTGACCGCCGCTAGTTGGCTCTCCGAAGAAAACGTGCCAGTCGTCGGCGTGCCCAAGACGATCGACAACGACATCGACTGCACCGACGTGACCTTCGGCCACGACACCGCGCTGACCGTGGCGACCGAGGCCATCGACCGCCTGCACAGCACCGCCGAATCCCATGAGCGGGTGATGCTGGTGGAGGTGATGGGCCGGCATGCGGGCTGGATCGCGCTCAACGCGGGGCTGGCCTCCGGCGCCCACATGACCCTGATTCCCGAGCAGCCCTTCGACATCGAAGAGGTGTGCCGGTTGGTAAAAGGTCGCTTCCAGCGCGGCGACTCGCACTTCATCTGCGTGGTGGCCGAAGGCGCCAAACCGGCTCCGGGGACGATAATGCTGCGGGAGGGTGGCCTCGACGAGTTCGGGCACGAGCGTTTTACCGGCGTCGCGGCGCAGCTGGCGGTCGAGGTCGAGAAGCGCATCAACAAGGACGTCCGGGTGACGGTGTTGGGCCACATCCAGCGGGGTGGCACTCCGACCGCTTATGACCGAGTGCTGGCGACCCGGTTCGGGGTGAACGCCGCCGACGCCGCGCACGCGGGTGAGTACGGTCAAATGGTGACGCTGCGGGGCCAGGACATCGGTCGGGTTCCGCTGGCGGATGCGGTGCGCAAACTCAAGCTGGTGCCGCAGAGTCGCTACGACGACGCCGCCGCTTTCTTCGGCTGA